One window of Chamaesiphon minutus PCC 6605 genomic DNA carries:
- a CDS encoding universal stress protein: MLQKILIATGDSPESAEVFKSGLTLAQKYGAQISVLHVLNLFQNGFELVGTPMMGGTYPIMNDLAIQQYQKELQDREQQGMERLESYAREAIAINIKVEIFQNLGDAGRTICETAKNYAADVIVMGRNQKSMLSEIFLGSTSNYVLHHAPCSVLVIQQKSSMN, from the coding sequence GTGCTACAAAAAATCTTAATTGCAACTGGTGACTCACCAGAGTCGGCAGAAGTTTTCAAATCTGGACTCACACTCGCCCAGAAATATGGTGCCCAGATCTCGGTCTTACATGTCCTCAATCTCTTTCAAAATGGTTTTGAGTTAGTAGGTACTCCAATGATGGGTGGTACTTATCCAATAATGAACGATCTAGCAATTCAACAATATCAGAAAGAACTACAAGACCGCGAACAACAGGGGATGGAGCGGTTAGAATCTTATGCAAGAGAGGCTATAGCAATAAATATTAAAGTCGAAATCTTTCAAAATCTTGGGGATGCCGGACGCACGATCTGTGAAACAGCAAAAAACTATGCGGCAGATGTAATTGTGATGGGACGTAACCAAAAATCGATGTTGAGTGAGATTTTTTTGGGTAGTACTAGCAACTATGTTTTGCATCATGCACCTTGCTCGGTATTGGTGATTCAACAGAAATCAAGTATGAATTAG
- a CDS encoding general stress protein, giving the protein MAFTHTIVAHFPSHTEAETVVRELQRQGFDMQKLSIVGKDYQTNEHVRGFLSWQDTATAGATGGVYWGTFFGGLFGILVGAGVIFIPGMAPLIIAGPITGVLAGWLEGTLVGATGAAAIGGLAGALGGLGIPKDEVLKYETKIQAGEFIILVTGTTEDVTQAKQMLDKISHGISMSVAA; this is encoded by the coding sequence ATGGCATTTACACATACAATCGTCGCTCATTTCCCCTCCCATACTGAAGCCGAAACAGTAGTACGGGAGCTGCAACGACAAGGCTTCGATATGCAGAAACTATCGATCGTCGGCAAAGATTACCAGACAAACGAGCATGTACGCGGATTTCTAAGCTGGCAAGATACAGCCACAGCCGGAGCCACAGGAGGTGTTTATTGGGGTACCTTCTTTGGTGGTTTGTTTGGGATTTTAGTTGGTGCTGGCGTGATATTTATTCCTGGTATGGCTCCGCTGATCATTGCTGGGCCGATTACTGGTGTATTGGCAGGGTGGTTGGAAGGGACTTTGGTAGGGGCTACTGGTGCGGCGGCGATCGGTGGTTTAGCAGGTGCTTTGGGCGGTTTGGGTATCCCCAAAGATGAGGTGCTCAAGTATGAAACCAAAATCCAAGCAGGTGAATTCATCATCTTGGTGACAGGTACCACTGAGGATGTCACTCAAGCCAAGCAGATGCTCGACAAAATCAGTCATGGCATCAGCATGTCGGTAGCAGCATAG
- a CDS encoding BON domain-containing protein, giving the protein MNNTIRAIEKTDMELKDDVLAELKYEPIVKVTDIGVLVKNGTVTLNGYVSSYVEKLEAVQAVKRIAGVKAIADDIEIQLPESYHRTDGDIAAAATNQINWATLIPPGTVRVTVRAGEITLEGEVDSWFQKNVAANVVRHLLGVKGVSNRLSLTPPPQMNIEPTVKPVAVERAIKSAFKRSAVVDANKIRVETNGSNVELSGNVRNLAEREEAERAAWAAPGVFSVDNQLTVKWFERS; this is encoded by the coding sequence ATGAATAACACGATAAGAGCGATTGAAAAGACTGACATGGAGCTAAAAGATGATGTACTTGCCGAACTCAAATACGAGCCAATTGTCAAAGTTACAGACATCGGTGTCTTAGTCAAAAATGGTACGGTGACGCTCAATGGTTACGTCAGTAGCTATGTTGAGAAATTGGAAGCCGTACAGGCAGTTAAACGGATTGCCGGAGTAAAAGCGATTGCGGATGACATCGAGATCCAGCTACCCGAATCCTACCACCGCACTGATGGAGATATCGCTGCCGCCGCTACCAACCAAATCAATTGGGCGACATTAATTCCACCAGGAACCGTTCGAGTCACTGTCCGTGCTGGCGAAATTACCTTAGAAGGCGAGGTAGATAGCTGGTTTCAAAAGAACGTTGCCGCAAACGTCGTGCGGCACCTGCTGGGTGTCAAAGGAGTATCTAATCGACTCTCCCTCACCCCGCCACCTCAGATGAACATCGAACCCACGGTGAAGCCAGTGGCAGTCGAAAGAGCGATTAAATCGGCGTTCAAACGCAGTGCTGTGGTGGATGCTAACAAGATCCGCGTCGAGACGAATGGTAGCAACGTGGAACTCTCTGGCAACGTGCGGAACTTGGCTGAACGAGAGGAAGCCGAACGTGCTGCTTGGGCTGCGCCAGGGGTATTTTCTGTGGACAATCAACTTACCGTGAAGTGGTTTGAGCGTTCGTAA
- a CDS encoding HdeD family acid-resistance protein, producing MKVTTPKPKKITLVSSSWLIPLAIITIGLGTFAVIFPLFAALDATLFFGLIFILAGIMQIFYALRSWGIGQVFWKLTLGGLYLVAGIFVTIYPLSGVFSVFTLVVGSTIFAQGLIQVSLSLQMRRTIPNWWWMLSSGIIGIIFGVYIWSSSIMSAAWSIGILIGIDLLFDGFWMLMLPSGQRRALNLQNGVE from the coding sequence GTGAAAGTTACTACACCTAAACCTAAGAAAATTACACTTGTTAGTTCTAGCTGGTTAATTCCGCTGGCGATTATAACGATCGGACTGGGCACCTTTGCCGTTATCTTCCCTTTATTTGCCGCTCTCGATGCGACATTGTTCTTTGGCTTAATATTCATCCTCGCTGGAATTATGCAAATCTTTTATGCTTTGCGATCGTGGGGAATCGGTCAAGTATTTTGGAAGCTAACTTTAGGCGGCTTATATCTCGTCGCTGGCATTTTTGTGACGATCTATCCGCTCTCAGGTGTATTTAGTGTCTTCACTTTAGTTGTCGGGAGTACTATTTTTGCCCAAGGGCTGATTCAAGTGTCGCTCTCGTTGCAAATGCGGCGGACTATCCCTAATTGGTGGTGGATGTTATCGAGTGGCATCATCGGCATTATTTTCGGTGTTTATATTTGGTCTAGCTCAATCATGAGCGCAGCTTGGTCGATCGGAATTTTAATTGGGATCGACCTTTTGTTTGATGGCTTTTGGATGCTGATGCTGCCTTCGGGACAACGACGCGCTCTCAATTTACAGAACGGAGTTGAGTAG
- a CDS encoding SDR family oxidoreductase, with protein sequence MSEIQNKVVIITGASSGLGAATAERLAANGAKLMLAARREDRLKEMVAAIAKSGWTADYLVTDVSDRAQVEALAQKTLSTYGRIDVLINNAGLMPLSPLDALKVDEWERMIDVNIKGVLYGIAAVLPTMRHQKSGHIINLSSVAGHTVSPSGAVYSATKFAVKAISEGMRQESKGEIRSTNISPGAIATELTSTISDRDTATSTNAYYAKTAIDADAIARAIAYAIEQPLDVDVNEIIIRPTHQI encoded by the coding sequence ATGTCTGAGATTCAAAACAAAGTGGTTATCATCACCGGAGCTAGTAGTGGACTGGGTGCAGCCACCGCCGAGCGACTGGCGGCTAATGGAGCCAAACTGATGCTGGCAGCTCGCCGGGAAGATCGACTCAAAGAAATGGTGGCGGCGATCGCCAAATCGGGCTGGACGGCAGATTACCTCGTCACCGACGTATCCGATCGCGCCCAAGTGGAAGCCCTAGCACAAAAGACTTTGAGTACCTACGGTCGCATCGACGTACTAATCAATAACGCTGGATTGATGCCGCTCTCGCCGCTGGATGCGCTCAAGGTAGACGAATGGGAGCGGATGATTGATGTCAACATCAAGGGCGTTCTGTATGGAATTGCGGCGGTGTTACCGACGATGCGCCACCAAAAATCTGGTCACATTATCAATTTATCCTCCGTGGCTGGACATACGGTATCTCCATCGGGGGCGGTTTACTCTGCGACTAAGTTTGCAGTCAAAGCGATTTCGGAGGGAATGCGGCAAGAGTCGAAGGGTGAGATTCGCTCGACAAATATCTCACCTGGAGCGATTGCGACGGAGTTGACGAGCACGATTAGCGATCGAGACACAGCCACAAGCACGAATGCCTATTATGCAAAGACCGCGATCGATGCGGATGCGATTGCGCGGGCGATTGCTTATGCCATCGAGCAACCACTGGATGTCGATGTCAATGAAATCATCATTCGCCCCACTCATCAAATTTAA
- a CDS encoding oleate hydratase yields the protein MSNLSKAYLLGGGIGSLAAAAFMIRDGEFSGENITILEAKPVMGGSLDGAGNPTDGYSLRGGRMLTTDNYECTWDLFKSIPSLTLPGKSVFDETIEFNEKYKSHAMARLVDRRRAKVPVKSMGFAMHDRQELLRLTEASEAELSNSCITDWLSPEFFETEFWYMWATTFAFQPWHSAIEFKRYLHRFMMEFSRIETLAGVKRTVYNQYDSFVRPLQSWLATQNVHFYVDCQVTDLERHIATDKLVVTGIHYQQLGENKTIVVENGDLVFLQNGSMTDASSLGSMTTAPPQLTKQDCTSWQLWEKLAAENSGFGHPSVFNSSIAESCWESFTVTLKNPAFFDKMFEFSGNEAGIGGLVTFKDSNWLLSIVLAHQPHFIDQPADVQVFWGYALFPDRVGNFVPKPMADCNGAEILQELCGHLRFDLDTMISANCIPCRMPYITSMFMPRSRTDRPLPIPHNSRNLAFISQFVEIPEDVVFTVEYSVRAAQMAVYEFLHIDRHIPPVTPHDKSLMVEFEALAKAFK from the coding sequence ATGAGTAATTTATCTAAAGCGTACTTGTTAGGTGGTGGAATTGGTTCTTTAGCAGCCGCCGCATTTATGATTCGCGACGGCGAATTTTCGGGCGAAAATATTACGATCCTCGAAGCGAAGCCTGTTATGGGCGGAAGTTTGGATGGAGCGGGGAACCCAACAGACGGTTACTCCTTGCGGGGCGGACGGATGTTAACAACTGATAATTATGAATGCACTTGGGATCTGTTTAAGTCGATTCCCTCGTTGACTCTACCAGGTAAATCGGTATTCGATGAAACGATCGAGTTTAACGAAAAGTACAAGTCACATGCGATGGCGCGATTAGTCGATCGGCGGCGGGCAAAAGTGCCTGTAAAATCGATGGGATTTGCGATGCACGATCGTCAGGAACTATTACGACTGACTGAGGCTAGTGAAGCTGAATTAAGTAATAGTTGCATTACCGATTGGCTGTCTCCAGAATTTTTTGAGACTGAATTTTGGTATATGTGGGCGACGACATTCGCTTTTCAGCCGTGGCATAGTGCGATCGAGTTCAAGCGGTATTTACATCGTTTTATGATGGAATTCTCGCGGATTGAAACCCTTGCTGGGGTGAAGCGCACCGTCTACAATCAGTACGATTCTTTTGTGCGTCCCTTGCAAAGTTGGCTGGCAACTCAAAATGTCCATTTTTATGTAGATTGCCAGGTAACGGATTTAGAGCGACACATCGCCACAGATAAGTTGGTAGTCACAGGTATTCATTATCAGCAATTGGGTGAAAATAAAACCATTGTTGTTGAAAATGGCGATCTGGTCTTTCTCCAAAATGGCTCGATGACTGACGCTTCGAGTCTGGGTTCGATGACGACTGCGCCGCCGCAGCTAACCAAACAGGATTGCACCAGTTGGCAGCTATGGGAAAAGTTAGCAGCGGAAAACTCCGGTTTTGGACATCCATCTGTATTTAATAGCAGTATTGCTGAATCTTGCTGGGAGTCGTTTACTGTCACGCTCAAAAATCCGGCATTTTTTGACAAGATGTTCGAGTTTAGCGGTAATGAGGCGGGAATTGGCGGATTGGTGACGTTTAAAGACTCTAATTGGTTGTTATCGATCGTCCTCGCTCATCAACCTCATTTTATCGATCAACCTGCTGATGTACAAGTGTTTTGGGGATATGCCTTGTTTCCCGATCGAGTCGGGAATTTCGTCCCCAAACCAATGGCTGACTGCAATGGTGCCGAAATCCTCCAAGAACTTTGCGGTCATCTCCGCTTCGATTTAGACACGATGATATCGGCGAACTGTATCCCTTGCCGGATGCCGTATATCACCAGTATGTTTATGCCGCGCTCGCGTACAGATCGACCATTACCGATTCCTCATAATTCCCGCAACCTCGCTTTCATCAGTCAGTTTGTGGAGATTCCCGAAGACGTTGTTTTTACTGTCGAATATTCAGTCCGAGCGGCGCAGATGGCGGTTTATGAGTTTTTGCATATCGATCGCCACATTCCGCCTGTAACCCCTCATGACAAGTCTCTGATGGTGGAGTTTGAGGCTTTAGCTAAAGCATTTAAGTAA
- a CDS encoding DUF5335 family protein has protein sequence MLNQIELTKTVPQERWGEFFDQFSDGNRGRHISIEIMNPELGDEELIQNAPLMAMVYDRPGKGNDLVIETGKDEVTYAHTVDAPTEVLTGQSESGRMLAVWISDATGTKTLIKLQPVEP, from the coding sequence ATGTTAAATCAAATCGAACTAACCAAGACTGTACCTCAAGAACGCTGGGGTGAATTCTTCGACCAGTTTTCTGATGGAAATCGGGGGCGACATATTTCAATTGAAATCATGAATCCCGAACTAGGCGATGAAGAATTGATTCAGAATGCACCATTAATGGCAATGGTTTACGATCGCCCTGGAAAAGGCAACGATCTCGTAATTGAAACAGGTAAAGATGAAGTCACCTACGCTCATACCGTCGATGCACCTACTGAAGTATTAACCGGACAAAGCGAAAGCGGACGGATGCTGGCGGTTTGGATTAGTGATGCTACTGGGACAAAAACATTAATTAAGTTACAACCAGTCGAACCATAG
- a CDS encoding BON domain-containing protein has product MQTITKKTDATLKIDVLAELKYEPSVEVTDIGVLVKDGTVTLNGYATSYGEKWEAVRAVKRVAGVIAIADDIEVKLAGSLQRTDGDIATAAAHQIDIGTSIPTGIVQATVRDGWITLEGNVEWWYQKNAAGQVVQHLVGVKGVSNFIEIAPTLNAAELETNIQAAFKRSAVVDAKHIRVETSGNKVILRGDVRNYQEREEAERVAWAAPGVLTVANHLEVKWPFFGE; this is encoded by the coding sequence ATGCAAACTATTACCAAAAAGACTGACGCAACACTGAAAATTGATGTGCTTGCCGAACTCAAATATGAGCCGAGCGTAGAGGTTACAGACATTGGTGTCTTAGTCAAAGATGGCACAGTGACACTCAACGGCTACGCCACCAGTTATGGCGAAAAATGGGAAGCCGTCCGCGCGGTAAAACGGGTGGCAGGAGTAATCGCGATCGCTGACGACATCGAAGTCAAACTAGCAGGTTCGCTCCAACGCACGGATGGAGATATTGCCACCGCCGCCGCACATCAAATCGATATTGGCACATCAATTCCCACAGGTATCGTGCAAGCAACAGTCCGCGACGGCTGGATTACCTTAGAAGGCAATGTGGAGTGGTGGTATCAGAAGAATGCTGCCGGACAAGTCGTGCAGCATCTAGTCGGTGTCAAAGGAGTATCTAATTTTATCGAGATTGCCCCCACACTCAATGCAGCAGAACTCGAAACAAACATCCAAGCGGCGTTTAAACGCAGTGCCGTGGTAGATGCCAAACACATCCGAGTAGAAACTTCGGGAAATAAGGTCATCCTGCGTGGTGACGTTCGTAACTATCAAGAGCGGGAGGAAGCCGAACGAGTCGCTTGGGCAGCACCAGGAGTACTCACCGTGGCAAATCATCTCGAAGTGAAGTGGCCTTTTTTTGGGGAATAG
- a CDS encoding FAD-dependent oxidoreductase, which yields MKIAVIGGGASGMVSAYLLDKQGHHVTVFERQPMLGGHIRTLNKNVQPNQSDCTEILECGVLEFPTAFTDFIELMTELDVELEPVNVGSGMFFNNGDRFLSSVTTNNNFSGIHRLIEHLRFDTLDARSASLWLRVQRANLENLADLPLSAYLKSSGTRDTWLKLLVMYSYSIPFELINDFPAELAIPTLRAYISTNWVRVKGGVYTYIEKILERFKGEVVLGVEIDRILRSPDGVKIMMSTGEIHEFDRVVFATPPDQIMALLADPTAAETKRFSDWKANHITSVAHKDATMYDLFAIHKPSEFDFFQTDTRWGYNGYLNQLCGISSPQHYFLSFQLEELIAPEQIIHTQAHHTPMYTTESFQYRDEVVATNGENHTYHAGAYLGDGLHGGAITSAVRVAELIGMSQESISSVESKRERISFA from the coding sequence ATGAAAATTGCAGTAATTGGTGGTGGTGCGAGTGGGATGGTGTCAGCCTATCTACTCGACAAACAAGGGCATCATGTCACCGTATTTGAACGACAACCGATGTTGGGCGGACATATTCGGACACTGAATAAAAACGTCCAGCCGAATCAATCCGATTGCACCGAAATTCTTGAATGTGGCGTGCTAGAATTTCCGACGGCATTTACAGATTTTATCGAGTTGATGACAGAATTGGATGTCGAATTAGAACCTGTGAATGTAGGTTCGGGGATGTTTTTTAATAATGGCGATCGCTTTTTATCTTCAGTCACAACTAATAATAACTTTTCAGGTATTCACCGCCTCATCGAACATTTACGTTTTGATACCCTTGATGCGCGTTCTGCTAGCTTATGGTTGAGAGTCCAACGTGCTAATCTAGAAAATTTAGCAGATCTCCCTTTATCAGCATATCTAAAAAGTTCAGGTACTCGCGATACTTGGTTGAAATTGCTAGTTATGTATAGTTACTCAATTCCGTTTGAACTAATTAATGATTTTCCAGCAGAATTAGCGATTCCGACTTTGCGTGCTTATATTTCGACTAACTGGGTACGGGTTAAAGGTGGTGTATATACTTATATCGAAAAAATCTTAGAGCGATTTAAAGGTGAGGTTGTACTGGGTGTGGAGATCGATCGGATTTTGCGAAGTCCTGATGGTGTTAAAATCATGATGTCTACAGGTGAAATTCACGAGTTCGATCGAGTCGTATTTGCTACGCCACCAGACCAAATAATGGCACTACTCGCCGATCCAACGGCTGCCGAAACTAAACGATTTTCTGATTGGAAAGCTAACCATATAACTAGCGTAGCTCACAAGGATGCTACTATGTACGATCTCTTTGCTATCCATAAACCCTCAGAATTTGATTTCTTTCAAACAGATACCCGCTGGGGCTATAACGGCTATCTCAATCAACTTTGTGGCATCTCATCACCACAGCATTATTTCCTCTCATTCCAACTAGAAGAATTAATTGCACCAGAGCAAATTATTCATACCCAAGCACATCACACTCCGATGTATACCACTGAATCTTTTCAATATCGCGATGAAGTGGTTGCGACTAATGGCGAGAATCATACCTATCATGCGGGAGCCTATCTTGGTGATGGTTTGCATGGGGGAGCGATTACCTCTGCTGTACGAGTCGCCGAATTAATTGGTATGAGCCAGGAGTCTATTTCCTCAGTCGAAAGCAAACGAGAGCGGATTTCGTTTGCATAG
- a CDS encoding zinc-binding dehydrogenase, whose amino-acid sequence MLIDAHQIEVTVEKTFELEAAAAAQEFSQHGHPYGKLVLQVTH is encoded by the coding sequence TTGTTAATTGATGCCCACCAAATTGAAGTAACTGTCGAAAAAACTTTTGAACTCGAAGCCGCCGCAGCAGCCCAAGAATTCAGCCAGCACGGTCATCCCTACGGCAAGTTGGTGTTACAAGTCACTCACTAA
- a CDS encoding cupin domain-containing protein, with amino-acid sequence MKGYLQNISKISIANHDFRQVLYTAKHCQLVVMALKPGEEIGAEVHKLDQFFRVEAGTGEAVLDGVQTPIQAGLAIVIPAGTKHNIINTGSIQMSLYTIYSPPNHRDGVIHHTRADAQADNEHFDGKTTE; translated from the coding sequence ATGAAAGGTTATTTGCAAAATATCAGCAAGATCTCGATCGCGAATCATGATTTTCGCCAGGTACTTTATACTGCCAAACACTGCCAACTCGTGGTGATGGCATTAAAACCTGGGGAAGAGATCGGGGCTGAAGTCCACAAACTCGACCAATTCTTTCGGGTGGAAGCGGGTACGGGTGAAGCGGTGTTGGATGGCGTTCAGACACCGATACAAGCTGGTTTGGCGATCGTCATTCCAGCCGGAACAAAGCACAACATCATCAATACTGGCAGTATTCAGATGAGTCTTTATACAATCTATTCACCGCCGAATCATCGGGATGGCGTTATTCATCATACCCGCGCTGACGCGCAAGCCGATAACGAACACTTCGATGGTAAAACGACGGAATAG
- a CDS encoding VOC family protein, protein MNLKYIYTRLHVQNYLDCKRFYQDILGLKVSLANDAEEYAEFDAGATKITILNRARLKDYVDSIESATYDRNDAKIILTFAVPNLDDAIAQLKAKGVVVFSSPWQFSDDGLAGGWLSAGIRDPDGNIIELQQILS, encoded by the coding sequence ATGAATCTTAAATATATTTACACTCGATTGCACGTTCAAAACTATCTAGATTGTAAGCGTTTTTACCAGGATATTTTAGGCTTGAAAGTCTCTCTAGCCAATGATGCCGAGGAATATGCCGAGTTTGATGCAGGCGCAACTAAAATTACGATTCTCAATCGAGCGAGGTTGAAAGACTACGTTGACTCGATCGAATCAGCAACTTACGATCGCAACGATGCCAAGATAATCTTGACTTTTGCCGTGCCTAATTTGGATGATGCGATCGCTCAGTTGAAAGCCAAAGGCGTGGTGGTCTTCAGCAGTCCTTGGCAATTCTCAGATGACGGGCTAGCAGGCGGGTGGCTCAGTGCTGGTATTCGCGATCCAGACGGTAACATTATCGAACTCCAACAAATTCTCAGCTAA
- a CDS encoding type 1 glutamine amidotransferase domain-containing protein: MKILMVLTSHDKLGNTGKKTGFWLEEFAAPYYTFKDAGAIVTLASPLGGQPPLDPKSDTPDAQTEDTERFKADPAAQAALAHTLKLSEIAASSDFDAVFYPGGHGPLWDLAEDASSIDLIEFMLAAGKPVALVCHAPGVLRDVKGLDGSSIVKGKAVTGFTNTEEQAAGLTEIVPFLVEDMLVQNGGHYAKGADWHPYVVKDGLLITGQNPASSAPAAKELLEQLSLLATKSH; the protein is encoded by the coding sequence ATGAAAATATTAATGGTGCTAACCTCACACGACAAGCTGGGCAATACAGGCAAAAAAACTGGTTTCTGGCTTGAAGAATTCGCCGCCCCCTACTATACGTTTAAAGACGCAGGTGCGATCGTTACTCTCGCGTCACCGCTGGGTGGTCAGCCGCCACTCGATCCCAAGAGCGACACCCCAGATGCTCAGACCGAAGACACAGAACGCTTCAAGGCAGATCCCGCCGCCCAAGCCGCGCTCGCGCACACACTCAAACTCAGCGAGATTGCCGCTAGTAGTGATTTTGATGCAGTATTTTATCCTGGCGGTCATGGCCCGCTCTGGGACTTGGCTGAAGACGCATCTTCGATCGATCTCATCGAGTTCATGCTAGCCGCAGGTAAACCAGTCGCCCTAGTTTGTCATGCTCCAGGCGTACTCCGTGATGTCAAGGGTCTTGACGGCTCTTCGATCGTCAAAGGTAAGGCAGTCACAGGCTTTACCAATACCGAAGAGCAAGCAGCCGGATTGACCGAGATCGTCCCGTTTCTGGTCGAGGACATGCTCGTGCAAAACGGTGGGCATTATGCCAAAGGAGCCGACTGGCATCCTTATGTTGTTAAAGATGGTCTGCTAATTACTGGGCAAAACCCCGCATCTTCGGCACCAGCCGCCAAGGAACTACTAGAACAGCTCAGTCTGCTTGCAACTAAATCTCACTAG
- a CDS encoding 2Fe-2S iron-sulfur cluster-binding protein — MARIIAEGKTFEVDEGTNLREALLAQDIDLYNAGAKIFNCHGHGICGTCLVQVEGSVSVPTAAETRPTLLHPHVNDNKRRLACQTKVLGDLLVTKFDGYFGDGDEFVWTPGGLLAAQR, encoded by the coding sequence ATGGCAAGAATCATTGCTGAAGGCAAGACTTTTGAGGTTGACGAAGGCACTAACCTCCGCGAGGCTCTGCTCGCGCAAGATATCGATCTCTACAATGCTGGCGCAAAAATCTTCAACTGTCACGGACATGGCATCTGTGGTACTTGCTTGGTACAAGTGGAAGGATCGGTTTCAGTACCGACAGCAGCAGAAACACGACCGACGCTGCTTCATCCGCATGTGAATGACAACAAACGGCGGCTGGCTTGCCAGACTAAGGTGCTGGGCGATTTGCTCGTGACCAAATTTGATGGATATTTTGGGGATGGGGACGAGTTCGTCTGGACACCTGGCGGATTGCTGGCAGCCCAGCGTTGA
- a CDS encoding Dps family protein, whose translation MQIQTSSSNNRKENSQPILHQHGREIQQFGTLRNLPLALGSIAREESCEQLNQILADSMILYSLYKKHHWLMRGNTFYQLHLLFDKHAGEQLELIDTIGERVQTLGGVAIADPRHVAEVTKIDRPPNGVEEVPVMLSRLLEAHESILREVREGIIASAANHDEGTSDLLTSDVLRTNESQVWFIAEHLVDTPLVRS comes from the coding sequence ATGCAGATTCAAACTTCAAGTTCAAATAATCGCAAAGAGAACAGTCAGCCTATTTTGCATCAGCATGGGCGGGAAATTCAACAGTTTGGCACCCTCCGAAATTTGCCACTCGCACTGGGCAGTATTGCCCGTGAGGAAAGCTGCGAACAACTCAACCAGATTCTCGCAGACAGCATGATTCTCTATAGCCTCTATAAAAAACATCATTGGTTGATGCGGGGCAATACTTTTTATCAATTGCATCTGTTATTCGACAAACATGCAGGCGAACAACTGGAGTTAATCGATACGATCGGCGAACGAGTGCAGACATTAGGCGGTGTGGCGATCGCCGATCCGCGCCATGTCGCTGAAGTAACTAAGATCGATCGTCCGCCCAATGGTGTGGAAGAGGTGCCCGTGATGTTATCGCGCTTGTTAGAGGCACATGAGTCAATTTTGCGGGAAGTTCGGGAAGGAATTATTGCCAGTGCTGCCAATCACGACGAAGGCACGAGCGATTTATTGACGAGTGACGTGTTGCGGACAAATGAATCACAAGTCTGGTTTATCGCCGAACATCTAGTCGATACGCCACTAGTTCGCAGCTAA
- a CDS encoding DsbA family protein produces the protein MIFTNTTLDLVLPVGTRDHSQGMLAAPIVLVEYIDYQCPYCAQAVGIVRELQYELGERLCYVVRHFPLIDLHFQAMRAASAAEAAAAQNQFWQMHYSLFEFPSALSETNIFHYARKLGLDSDLFDRDLNNQHHFRHIEEDIKTGIESGVDSTPTFFINGIRYFGNWDTVSLLNAMPHHGSYANEHY, from the coding sequence ATGATTTTCACAAATACTACCTTAGATCTAGTCCTGCCTGTCGGCACTCGCGACCATAGCCAAGGAATGCTTGCAGCTCCGATCGTCTTAGTTGAATACATCGATTATCAATGTCCTTATTGCGCTCAAGCTGTCGGTATCGTCCGGGAGCTTCAATACGAACTTGGGGAGCGATTATGTTATGTCGTGCGGCATTTTCCACTCATCGATCTGCACTTTCAAGCCATGCGAGCGGCATCAGCGGCAGAGGCAGCAGCAGCTCAGAATCAGTTTTGGCAGATGCACTATTCTTTGTTTGAGTTTCCATCTGCTTTAAGCGAGACAAATATATTCCATTACGCCCGCAAGTTGGGATTAGATAGCGATTTATTCGATCGCGATCTCAACAATCAACATCACTTTCGACACATCGAGGAGGATATCAAAACGGGGATAGAAAGTGGCGTAGATAGTACGCCGACATTTTTTATTAATGGGATTCGTTACTTTGGGAACTGGGATACAGTTTCATTATTAAATGCGATGCCCCATCACGGTAGCTACGCCAACGAGCATTACTAA